One window of Sulfurospirillum sp. 1612 genomic DNA carries:
- a CDS encoding uracil-xanthine permease family protein produces MNSTDYNFRWKDSIVGLQFLFVAFGALVLVPILTGLDPNVALFTAGLGTLLFQVINRQKIPPIFLASSFAFIAPIIYGVKTWGIAGTMSGLIAAGLLYVVLSFAIRWKGSAFIHRLLPAVVVGPVIMTIGLILSPVAVHMAMGKTGDGAIVLVPFNQAIVISLASLTTTLLISLLGKGIFRLLPILSGIVVGYVISLFYGIISFDSVINAPWFAMPNFVSPELNWQAIIYILPIAIAPAVEHIGDILAISRVTKYDYLKKPGLQNTLLGDGLATSLASCFGGPPNTTYSEVTGAVTITKAYNPAIMTWASIFAIVLAFVGKLGGLLATIPVPVMGGIMLLLFGIIASIGMGTLIREKTDLEDPRNMIIVSMILVFAIGGMTFDFGGVAFSGIGLGAVVGIFLNLVLPRTRHLDGF; encoded by the coding sequence GTGAATAGTACAGACTATAACTTTCGCTGGAAAGACAGCATTGTGGGTTTGCAGTTTTTGTTTGTGGCATTTGGTGCCTTGGTTTTAGTGCCTATTTTAACAGGTCTTGATCCTAATGTGGCACTTTTTACAGCCGGTCTTGGAACGTTGTTATTTCAAGTCATCAATAGACAAAAGATACCGCCGATATTTTTGGCTTCCTCTTTTGCATTTATTGCGCCAATTATTTATGGTGTCAAAACATGGGGAATCGCAGGAACCATGTCTGGACTCATCGCAGCAGGACTTCTGTACGTCGTCTTGAGTTTTGCCATTAGATGGAAAGGTTCTGCTTTTATTCATAGACTCTTACCTGCTGTCGTTGTCGGTCCGGTTATCATGACCATCGGACTCATCCTCTCTCCTGTAGCCGTACACATGGCGATGGGTAAAACCGGAGATGGTGCTATCGTCTTAGTTCCCTTCAACCAAGCCATCGTCATCTCATTGGCCTCATTAACCACAACACTGCTCATCTCATTACTGGGCAAGGGTATTTTTCGCTTGTTGCCAATCTTATCGGGCATCGTTGTGGGTTATGTAATTTCGTTGTTTTATGGTATTATTAGTTTTGACAGTGTCATCAACGCACCATGGTTTGCAATGCCAAATTTTGTCTCTCCAGAACTCAATTGGCAAGCTATTATCTATATCTTACCGATTGCTATTGCGCCGGCGGTGGAACATATTGGAGATATCCTAGCGATTAGTCGAGTCACCAAATATGACTATCTCAAAAAGCCTGGTCTTCAAAATACACTGCTCGGAGATGGATTAGCGACCAGTTTGGCATCATGTTTTGGCGGACCTCCAAATACGACTTACTCAGAAGTTACCGGAGCCGTCACGATTACAAAAGCATACAACCCTGCTATCATGACATGGGCTTCAATCTTTGCGATTGTATTAGCATTTGTAGGAAAATTAGGTGGGCTTCTCGCCACCATACCTGTACCGGTAATGGGTGGGATTATGCTTCTTCTTTTCGGCATTATTGCCTCAATCGGCATGGGCACTTTGATCCGAGAAAAAACGGATTTAGAAGACCCTCGCAACATGATTATCGTCTCAATGATTTTGGTTTTTGCCATTGGTGGTATGACCTTTGATTTTGGAGGCGTTGCATTTAGCGGCATCGGTTTAGGTGCGGTTGTTGGTATCTTTTTAAACCTAGTGCTACCAAGAACCCGACATCTTGATGGTTTTTAG
- the dxr gene encoding 1-deoxy-D-xylulose-5-phosphate reductoisomerase, giving the protein MIILGSTGSIGVNALNIARRFSLPIETLTAGRNVALLNQQIEEFHPRYVCIKDKELVQDVHHDHVFYGDEGLLEVIEKSQSDLLINALVGFSGLAPSILTQKLGKRLALANKESLVVAGNLLDTSKIIPIDSEHFGLWYLLQNKKPHSMTITASGGAFRDTPIEQLARMTPKEALQHPNWSMGKKITIDSATMTNKIFELLEARWLYGCENLDAIIETNSIIHAMINFVDGSTTAHMAVADMKLPISFALLGDVKEQILPHVNLLEVGSLNFRKIEAARYPIWEMKEEIVKNPQRGVVLNAANEIAVAAFLKGQINILDIAKINKQACLFFQDTQANTLAEVFEIDKEVRLYLKNYTKDMRE; this is encoded by the coding sequence GTGATTATTTTAGGATCAACCGGGTCCATCGGAGTCAACGCCCTCAATATCGCACGAAGATTCTCTCTTCCCATAGAAACACTGACAGCGGGCCGTAATGTCGCACTACTGAATCAGCAAATCGAAGAATTTCACCCTCGCTATGTCTGTATCAAAGATAAAGAGTTAGTCCAAGACGTGCATCATGATCATGTCTTTTATGGTGATGAGGGACTACTAGAAGTCATCGAAAAGAGCCAAAGTGACCTCCTTATCAACGCTTTGGTGGGCTTTAGTGGTTTAGCTCCTTCAATATTGACACAAAAATTAGGGAAACGTCTCGCCCTTGCCAATAAGGAATCACTTGTCGTTGCAGGAAACCTCCTTGATACTTCCAAAATCATTCCCATTGACAGTGAACATTTCGGGCTTTGGTACCTTTTGCAAAATAAAAAACCCCATTCCATGACCATTACCGCTAGCGGTGGGGCATTTCGAGATACTCCAATAGAACAATTAGCACGCATGACCCCCAAAGAGGCACTACAACATCCCAATTGGTCTATGGGTAAAAAAATTACCATCGATAGCGCTACGATGACCAATAAAATATTTGAGCTTTTAGAGGCAAGATGGCTCTATGGGTGTGAAAATTTAGACGCAATTATCGAGACAAATTCGATTATTCATGCTATGATTAACTTCGTAGATGGCAGTACCACCGCCCACATGGCTGTGGCAGACATGAAGCTGCCTATCTCATTTGCACTCCTCGGTGATGTCAAGGAACAGATTCTTCCACATGTCAACTTACTTGAGGTCGGCTCACTCAATTTTAGAAAGATTGAGGCAGCACGCTACCCGATATGGGAGATGAAAGAAGAGATTGTCAAAAATCCACAAAGAGGCGTGGTACTAAACGCGGCCAATGAGATTGCAGTCGCAGCGTTTTTAAAAGGGCAAATCAATATCCTTGATATCGCAAAAATCAACAAGCAAGCCTGCTTGTTTTTTCAAGATACCCAAGCCAATACATTGGCAGAAGTATTTGAAATCGATAAGGAGGTACGACTCTATCTCAAAAATTATACAAAGGATATGCGTGAATAG
- a CDS encoding metal ABC transporter ATP-binding protein, translating to MPILEVEDVSFSYEKQKILEHIKLSVEEKDYLAIIGPNGGGKTTFLKLILGINKMQEGSIKIAGKEAAKQLSMIGYVPQNTNINVDFPIKVIEVVLMGYTGEKTPFFGYSKEEIAQAKNALKQVGMQDFINTKIGALSGGQRQRVLIARALCANPKILLLDEPTSSIDAQGQEDIYKLLQALNKEITIVVVSHDISVIIGYAKKVAYINKTLVMHDISIDKERFQKHGEHFCEVELLNLLKERV from the coding sequence ATGCCAATTTTAGAAGTAGAAGATGTCTCATTTTCGTACGAAAAACAAAAGATTTTAGAACATATCAAACTGAGTGTTGAAGAAAAAGACTATTTGGCGATTATTGGTCCAAATGGGGGTGGTAAAACAACCTTTTTGAAACTGATCTTAGGTATTAATAAAATGCAAGAGGGATCAATTAAAATTGCCGGGAAAGAGGCCGCGAAACAACTTTCTATGATTGGATATGTGCCTCAAAATACTAATATTAATGTGGATTTTCCTATCAAGGTCATTGAAGTGGTCTTGATGGGATATACGGGGGAGAAAACACCTTTTTTTGGTTACTCTAAAGAAGAAATTGCTCAAGCAAAAAATGCTTTGAAGCAAGTGGGGATGCAAGATTTTATTAACACTAAAATCGGAGCACTCTCAGGGGGACAACGCCAGCGTGTCTTGATTGCACGGGCGTTGTGTGCAAACCCTAAGATATTACTCTTAGATGAGCCAACATCTAGTATCGATGCGCAGGGACAAGAGGATATTTATAAACTCTTACAAGCATTAAATAAAGAGATTACCATTGTTGTTGTGAGTCATGATATATCGGTCATTATCGGATATGCAAAAAAGGTGGCATATATTAATAAAACCTTAGTGATGCATGATATTAGTATCGATAAGGAAAGATTTCAAAAACATGGTGAACATTTTTGTGAAGTTGAATTACTAAATTTACTAAAGGAGCGTGTCTGA
- a CDS encoding metal ABC transporter permease has product MMDILTYTFMQNAILVGVLVSIAAGIIGSLIVVNRMVFLAGGIAHTSYGGIGMAIYFGIPIFLGASLFAVGAALLLSFISFKQKNRMDTFIGLIWAVGMAIGVIFVDLTPGYNVDLMSYLFGSILAVSRDDIYFIATLLVVILFVVIIWHRDLLAVSYDSEYASLRGINVKVFYTLILLLCSLTVVISIKVVGLILVIALLTIPVYIAEKLSASLFQMMAISSVLSIVFTLGGLFISYYFNITSGASIIMVSATSMGLYLLGDKVLKMSHR; this is encoded by the coding sequence CTGATGGATATTTTAACATACACGTTCATGCAAAATGCCATATTAGTGGGCGTACTTGTTAGTATTGCTGCGGGTATCATTGGCTCTTTGATTGTCGTAAATCGTATGGTGTTTTTAGCGGGAGGCATTGCCCACACCTCATATGGTGGCATTGGAATGGCGATATATTTTGGTATTCCTATTTTCTTAGGTGCTTCATTGTTTGCAGTAGGGGCGGCGTTGCTGTTATCCTTTATCAGTTTCAAACAAAAAAATCGGATGGATACATTCATCGGTTTGATATGGGCCGTGGGGATGGCTATTGGTGTCATTTTTGTGGATTTAACACCGGGATATAATGTGGATTTGATGAGTTATTTATTTGGCTCTATCTTGGCGGTTAGTCGTGATGATATTTATTTTATCGCCACGCTATTGGTAGTAATTTTATTTGTGGTTATTATATGGCACCGTGATTTGTTAGCCGTTTCATATGATAGTGAATATGCCAGCCTTAGAGGGATTAACGTCAAAGTGTTTTATACCTTGATTTTACTTTTGTGCTCTTTGACGGTTGTCATATCTATCAAAGTCGTGGGATTGATATTGGTCATCGCACTGTTGACGATTCCTGTATATATTGCAGAAAAACTCTCCGCTTCTTTGTTTCAAATGATGGCAATCTCCAGTGTATTATCGATAGTCTTTACACTTGGAGGACTGTTCATCTCTTATTATTTTAATATTACTTCTGGTGCTAGTATTATTATGGTGAGTGCGACATCTATGGGGTTGTATTTATTGGGAGATAAAGTGCTTAAAATGTCTCATCGATAA
- a CDS encoding metal ABC transporter solute-binding protein, Zn/Mn family, with protein MKKLLITLIFVAQSALFAQINAVVSILPEMTFVKAIGGEHVHTSLMVQPGDEPENYEPKPSQMKDVMKAHVYFAIGVEFEEVWLKKFMNQNKNMIVVDVTKGITKIGMPTFMDTHKKMEEGHKDPHVWTSPKEIKIIALNIYNALADVDPAHQSYYKARYDAFLAKIDSVDQQLKEILKDVPHGTKFMVFHPAWGYFAKEYHLTQFPIQVEGKDPKPKMLAHIIDTAKKEHIKAIFTQPEFSDHVANVIAKELNIRVIKATPLAANWSQNLINFATSIAKDQR; from the coding sequence ATGAAAAAATTATTGATAACATTGATATTTGTCGCACAGAGTGCACTTTTTGCACAAATTAATGCAGTGGTGAGCATCTTGCCAGAGATGACCTTTGTGAAGGCAATCGGAGGAGAACACGTTCATACATCACTGATGGTACAACCTGGGGATGAGCCAGAGAATTATGAGCCTAAACCTTCACAGATGAAAGATGTCATGAAAGCACATGTTTATTTTGCTATTGGCGTAGAATTTGAAGAAGTATGGTTGAAAAAATTCATGAACCAAAACAAGAATATGATAGTTGTTGATGTGACCAAAGGGATTACAAAAATTGGTATGCCAACTTTTATGGATACCCATAAAAAGATGGAAGAAGGCCATAAAGATCCACATGTGTGGACCAGTCCCAAAGAGATTAAAATAATCGCACTAAATATTTATAATGCGTTAGCTGATGTTGATCCAGCACATCAAAGCTACTATAAAGCGCGATATGATGCATTTTTGGCTAAGATTGACAGTGTCGACCAACAGCTCAAAGAAATCTTGAAAGATGTTCCTCATGGTACAAAATTTATGGTTTTTCACCCTGCATGGGGCTATTTTGCAAAAGAGTATCATTTGACCCAATTCCCAATACAAGTGGAAGGAAAGGATCCAAAACCAAAGATGTTAGCGCATATTATAGATACGGCTAAAAAAGAGCATATTAAAGCAATTTTTACGCAGCCTGAATTTTCTGATCACGTGGCTAATGTGATTGCTAAAGAGTTAAATATTCGTGTTATTAAAGCAACACCACTGGCTGCAAATTGGTCACAGAATTTGATTAATTTTGCAACTTCGATTGCCAAGGACCAACGATAA
- a CDS encoding bifunctional diguanylate cyclase/phosphodiesterase, producing the protein MEQTHGDSDRLLKIMIFIFIFGFLLVSAMLIFIFTKNFFNNYNHSTEETRKQYERQAKVEALDRIEKLSNFINIYERSLEQSEQNKVKNSVDFGIDMIQEVYNQYKSFPKTIIFQKIRDKMEKLRFFDNKSGYFFVYDLKGLTIALPTSPQLEGTNQYDLKDAQGKHIIQDAIKIVKTKGEGFDSWYWYKINEKKMKKKIGYVKLFKPLNIFIGTGRYEEDILINVKKELKRYLQSLDENQYGYIFAYNSKGERIEGKGEFQSIQSWDEKIRGRHIVKDIIHGAKIVPEGFFLKYHSTQGENRTAYVRDVPMLNWIVGTNVQDTKKVYQTQIKMLQKNLKGTIYQSITISVIVLFFMATIFLFIALKLQSRFRDIQEILEQKNKELWEQKNIFETIFNESYDGIIISKNMQIIDCNNAAVEMFGYPDKEALLHANNEDLMPTFQENGKHSLSEMDQQLQVVREHGYAEFELRAKKASGTEFWIHFSVTRINLKDGPIGHFVLRDVTENKKIEQALKVEQSKLVFQTKHDILTSLPNRALLIDRLSQNLKYAARKQKKVAVAFLDIDNFKNVNDIHGHDIGDLLLKKVATTLQTSMRNTDTVARLGGDEFVIILDELHDATDCSIVLKKIIKNLDINLKLDKDLPVVSVSIGIAIYPNDAKDVTTLLKYADMAMYKAKEEGKSRYVFYDHSMHTHMIEHLKIENELQTAIKNDEFILHYQPQIDIKTQKVTGFEVLIRWQHPERGLLYPASFIEIAEESDLIISIGNIVMKKAMLQTKLWHESGYNPGLISINFATKQLESEKLSQTFESMLQQTGCNPKWLEIEILERFVMKNPKKSIKMLSYFINMGVSIAIDDFGTGYSSMNYLKLLPITKLKIDQSFIRDITVNKKDLAISKSIIDLAKGLDLKILAEGVETKEQFDLLSALECEIVQGYYFSRPLNSEKVEMILQNDNHLIDETF; encoded by the coding sequence ATGGAACAAACACACGGTGATAGTGACAGATTATTAAAAATAATGATCTTTATATTTATCTTTGGGTTTTTATTGGTCTCTGCTATGCTTATTTTTATCTTTACAAAAAATTTCTTCAACAACTATAATCACTCCACAGAAGAGACGAGAAAACAGTACGAACGCCAAGCAAAAGTCGAAGCACTTGATCGTATTGAAAAACTCTCAAATTTTATTAATATCTACGAAAGATCTCTCGAACAATCTGAACAAAACAAAGTAAAGAATAGTGTCGATTTTGGTATCGATATGATTCAAGAAGTTTACAATCAATACAAATCTTTTCCCAAAACAATCATCTTTCAGAAAATCAGAGACAAAATGGAAAAATTAAGATTTTTTGACAATAAAAGTGGATATTTTTTCGTGTATGATCTCAAGGGCTTGACGATTGCACTACCCACTTCTCCACAATTAGAAGGAACCAATCAATATGATTTGAAAGATGCTCAGGGAAAACATATAATTCAAGATGCTATCAAAATAGTCAAGACCAAAGGAGAAGGCTTTGATTCTTGGTACTGGTATAAGATAAACGAAAAAAAGATGAAGAAAAAAATAGGCTATGTGAAGTTATTTAAGCCATTAAATATCTTTATAGGCACAGGTCGATATGAAGAAGATATCTTAATAAATGTGAAAAAGGAGTTGAAGCGCTACCTTCAATCTTTGGATGAAAACCAATATGGATATATTTTTGCATACAATTCCAAAGGAGAAAGGATTGAAGGAAAGGGAGAATTCCAAAGTATTCAAAGTTGGGATGAGAAAATCAGAGGACGACACATCGTCAAAGATATCATTCATGGTGCTAAAATAGTCCCTGAGGGATTTTTCTTAAAATATCATTCGACCCAAGGAGAAAATCGCACCGCCTACGTCCGAGATGTCCCCATGCTCAATTGGATTGTGGGCACCAATGTACAAGATACAAAAAAAGTTTATCAAACACAAATAAAAATGCTCCAAAAAAATCTTAAAGGCACAATTTATCAATCTATTACGATATCGGTCATTGTTTTATTTTTCATGGCAACAATTTTCTTGTTTATCGCCCTAAAACTACAAAGTCGTTTTCGAGATATACAAGAAATTCTGGAACAAAAAAATAAAGAGCTATGGGAACAAAAAAATATTTTTGAAACCATCTTTAATGAGTCTTATGATGGTATTATCATTTCTAAAAATATGCAAATTATAGACTGTAATAATGCCGCGGTTGAAATGTTTGGATATCCTGATAAAGAAGCGCTACTTCATGCAAACAATGAGGATCTCATGCCAACATTTCAAGAGAATGGAAAGCACTCTTTAAGTGAGATGGACCAACAGTTGCAAGTAGTCAGAGAACACGGATATGCAGAATTTGAACTCAGAGCCAAAAAAGCTTCGGGGACTGAATTTTGGATTCACTTTTCTGTCACAAGAATCAACCTTAAAGATGGACCTATCGGACATTTCGTGCTAAGAGATGTCACAGAGAACAAGAAGATTGAACAAGCATTAAAAGTGGAACAAAGCAAGTTGGTATTTCAAACCAAACATGACATACTCACCTCCCTACCCAATCGTGCCTTATTAATAGACAGACTCTCGCAAAATCTCAAATATGCCGCAAGAAAACAGAAAAAAGTAGCCGTAGCATTTTTGGATATTGATAACTTTAAAAATGTCAATGATATCCATGGTCATGATATTGGTGATTTATTATTGAAAAAAGTAGCAACAACACTACAAACTTCTATGAGGAATACCGATACGGTTGCGAGATTAGGAGGAGATGAATTTGTCATCATTCTTGATGAGCTCCACGATGCCACAGATTGCTCCATTGTGCTCAAAAAAATCATCAAAAATTTAGATATAAATTTGAAATTAGACAAAGATTTACCGGTCGTCTCTGTTAGTATTGGTATCGCAATATATCCTAATGATGCAAAAGATGTGACGACCTTGCTAAAATACGCAGACATGGCGATGTATAAAGCAAAAGAAGAAGGCAAAAGTCGCTATGTCTTTTATGATCACAGTATGCATACACACATGATTGAGCATCTAAAAATTGAAAATGAGCTGCAAACCGCCATTAAAAATGATGAATTTATTTTGCATTATCAGCCTCAAATTGACATAAAAACTCAAAAAGTAACGGGATTTGAAGTGCTAATTCGATGGCAACATCCCGAACGTGGCCTCTTGTATCCTGCCTCCTTTATTGAAATTGCTGAAGAGAGCGATTTAATTATATCGATTGGCAATATTGTTATGAAAAAGGCAATGCTACAAACAAAGTTGTGGCATGAAAGCGGCTACAATCCGGGTTTGATATCCATCAATTTTGCGACCAAGCAACTTGAGTCAGAAAAACTCTCCCAAACATTTGAATCTATGCTACAACAAACTGGCTGTAATCCAAAATGGCTAGAGATTGAAATACTCGAGAGATTTGTCATGAAGAATCCAAAAAAATCAATCAAAATGCTCTCTTATTTTATCAATATGGGGGTCAGTATCGCTATTGATGACTTTGGCACGGGATACTCATCTATGAATTATCTAAAACTCTTGCCTATCACAAAATTAAAAATTGACCAATCCTTTATTCGAGATATTACTGTCAATAAGAAAGATTTAGCGATTAGCAAAAGTATTATCGATTTGGCAAAAGGATTGGATCTTAAGATTTTAGCAGAAGGAGTGGAGACAAAAGAACAATTCGATCTCTTGTCTGCGCTCGAATGTGAAATAGTCCAAGGATATTATTTTTCACGACCTCTTAATAGTGAGAAAGTTGAGATGATATTACAAAATGATAATCACCTTATCGATGAGACATTTTAA